The following coding sequences are from one Gossypium hirsutum isolate 1008001.06 chromosome A12, Gossypium_hirsutum_v2.1, whole genome shotgun sequence window:
- the LOC107949992 gene encoding uncharacterized protein, protein MASAATSRAVIFSRIAALSVKPLPPSLSSFLPSPRNRPPSALTVSCCLKDGGAYDDYSVSTQKSNLDRGFIVIANMLKHIEPLDTSVISKGVSDSAKEAMKRTISTMLGILPSDQFSVLVSLSKPPLHRLLFSSIITGYTLWNAEYRVSLMRNLERAAPAEDLVKETEEGVSQRHREVVENNIEEGEGGNGEYEELEKISPRVFEDLSPEALKYIEKLQAELSDMEEELTAQKKENVRMECGRENMNGLLEYLRSLDADMVTELSQPSSVQVEEMIHQLVQNILQRLFKDACMRDSGIVNTGNLQDAADETCGTSRDYLAKLLFWCMLLGHHLRGLENRLHLSCVVGLL, encoded by the exons ATGGCATCGGCAGCCACGTCCCGAGCTGTCATCTTCTCCCGCATCGCCGCCCTTTCAGTCAAACCTCTACCACCTTCTCTCTCTAGCTTCCTCCCTAGCCCTCGCAACCGTCCTCCTTCCGCCTTGACCGTGAGCTGCTGCTTAAAGGACGGCGGAGCCTACGACGACTACTCCGTTTCGACGCagaaatcgaatttagatcgTGGATTCATAGTAATAGCTAACATGTTAAAGCACATCGAACCACTCGACACGTCTGTTATTTCCAAAGGGGTTTCTGATTCCGCCAAGGAAGCTATGAAGCGAACTATCTCCACTATGCTCGGAATTCTCCCTTCTGATCAGTTCTCCGTTTTGGTTTCCCTCTCGAAACCTCCTCTTCATCGTCTCCTCTTCTCATCCATCATCACAGG gTATACCTTGTGGAACGCGGAGTATAGGGTTTCACTGATGAGAAATCTGGAAAGAGCGGCACCGGCGGAGGACCTAGTGAAGGAGACGGAGGAGGGCGTTAGTCAGCGGCACAGAGAGGTGGTGGAGAATAATATTGAGGAGGGAGAGGGTGGAAATGGTGAATATGAAGAACTGGAGAAGATAAGTCCGAGGGTTTTTGAGGATTTGTCGCCGGAGGCTTTGAAGTATATTGAGAAGCTGCAAGCTGAGTTATCTGATATGGAGGAG GAACTGACTGCTCAAAAGAAGGAAAATGTGCGAATGGAGTGTGGCAGGGAAAACATGAATGGTTTGTTAGAGTATTTACGATCCTTGGATGCTGACATG gtGACAGAATTATCCCAACCATCATCGGTACAAGTGGAGGAAATGATCCATCAGCTTGTTCAGAATATATTGCAAAGGTTGTTCAAGGATGCCTGTATGAGAGATTCAGGGATAGTAAACACGGGAAATCTTCAAGATGCTGCTGATGAAACTTGTGGCACTTCACGTGATTACCTTGCAAAGCTGCTTTTCTG GTGTATGCTATTAGGTCATCATTTGAGAGGCTTGGAAAACAGATTGCATCTAAGTTGTGTTGTTGGATTACTGTAA